A single Abditibacteriaceae bacterium DNA region contains:
- the metG gene encoding methionine--tRNA ligase, with amino-acid sequence MSDKVFSITTPIYYINSTPHIGHAYTQIAADARARFERMRGRQVYFLTGTDEHGAKVARAAKELGRDTQEHANELSAQFRALWDALGISYDDFIRTTEPRHTKVAQRVVQKLWDGGHLRLGTYSGWYSVPDETFFRPEDVMEQGGAHYLANPTEDQSRAPLEWVEETTHFLKLSAFEQTLKDIYATNPEILQPSTRRNEALSFINSGLNDTSISRELDWGIAIPSSMPHAENHSIYVWFEALLNYISAPGYLSDDPARRDLFDAVWPCDVQLMSKDIFTRFHATLWPSILTALELPLPKQLFAHGFWTVGGRKMSKRDPETIVEPIAFAQEIAARAACEEKTAIDALRYYCLREVTFGSDGDFSREGCVARFNSDLANGWGNLVNRALAMLAQYFESTVPAQTTTFGLKEAAVNATSTIETSFESLDYSNALESVWGVIALANRVIEEQKPWAKIKEGNREEVGSLIAELLAVCEWTTVVLAPVMPHVCRDLRSLLNISRDGTWASASQLTIIGFGHQCQPPRPLFPRIKPLEAALLGKEKPKTKKEIKVETVESAVENGASSGTTALAIEPGIEVDNVADEKSETKTEYIEYADFAKVQLRTAIIVEAERVPKADKLLRLQVDVGQERRQILAGIAQQYEPEQLIGKTVVIVANLAPRKLRGFESQGMLLAASISDEAPASALLTVDSEITSGSIVR; translated from the coding sequence ATGTCCGATAAAGTTTTCTCGATCACCACACCGATTTATTACATCAATTCGACGCCGCATATTGGCCACGCCTACACGCAGATTGCGGCAGACGCGCGCGCGCGCTTCGAGCGGATGCGCGGACGACAGGTCTATTTTCTGACCGGCACAGATGAACACGGCGCCAAGGTCGCGCGTGCCGCAAAAGAATTGGGCCGTGATACTCAGGAACACGCCAACGAACTTTCGGCTCAGTTCCGCGCCTTGTGGGATGCCCTCGGCATTTCGTACGACGATTTTATTCGCACAACGGAACCGCGTCACACCAAAGTCGCACAGCGTGTGGTACAAAAGCTGTGGGATGGGGGTCATTTACGCCTTGGAACCTACAGCGGCTGGTATTCCGTGCCGGATGAGACGTTTTTTCGTCCCGAAGACGTTATGGAGCAGGGTGGCGCACATTACCTTGCAAATCCGACTGAAGATCAATCGCGCGCCCCGCTGGAGTGGGTCGAGGAAACGACGCATTTCCTCAAACTTTCGGCATTCGAACAAACACTGAAAGACATTTATGCCACGAACCCGGAAATTCTTCAGCCTTCTACCCGACGCAACGAAGCTTTGTCGTTCATCAACTCCGGCTTGAATGACACCTCAATCTCGCGCGAACTTGATTGGGGAATTGCAATTCCTTCTTCAATGCCTCACGCGGAGAATCATTCGATTTATGTTTGGTTTGAAGCTTTGTTGAATTACATCTCGGCACCAGGCTATCTGAGTGATGATCCGGCGCGACGAGATTTGTTTGATGCAGTCTGGCCCTGCGACGTACAGTTGATGAGCAAGGATATTTTCACCCGTTTCCATGCGACGCTGTGGCCGTCGATTTTAACGGCTCTGGAACTGCCGCTACCGAAGCAACTCTTTGCCCACGGATTCTGGACGGTTGGCGGGCGAAAAATGAGCAAGCGCGACCCTGAAACCATCGTCGAACCGATTGCATTTGCACAGGAAATCGCCGCGCGCGCAGCCTGTGAAGAAAAGACTGCCATCGACGCACTGCGTTACTATTGTTTGCGTGAAGTCACATTCGGCTCCGACGGCGATTTTTCACGCGAAGGCTGCGTCGCGCGGTTTAATAGCGACCTCGCTAACGGCTGGGGCAATTTGGTGAATCGCGCTCTGGCTATGCTGGCCCAATATTTTGAAAGTACAGTTCCCGCGCAGACGACAACGTTTGGTTTAAAGGAGGCTGCTGTTAATGCGACATCAACGATTGAAACGTCCTTTGAATCACTCGATTACAGCAACGCCCTCGAAAGTGTCTGGGGCGTTATCGCACTGGCAAACCGTGTCATTGAAGAGCAAAAGCCATGGGCCAAAATCAAAGAAGGCAATCGTGAAGAAGTCGGTTCGCTTATCGCCGAACTTCTCGCGGTCTGCGAATGGACAACAGTCGTCCTTGCCCCAGTAATGCCGCACGTTTGCCGTGATCTTCGATCGCTGCTCAACATTTCACGCGATGGCACTTGGGCCAGCGCCAGCCAATTGACAATCATTGGCTTCGGCCACCAGTGCCAGCCTCCCAGACCACTGTTTCCACGCATCAAACCGTTGGAAGCTGCGTTGCTGGGTAAAGAAAAACCAAAAACTAAGAAGGAAATTAAGGTGGAAACAGTAGAAAGTGCAGTCGAAAACGGTGCTTCCAGCGGTACGACCGCATTGGCAATCGAGCCAGGCATTGAAGTTGACAACGTTGCCGATGAAAAATCGGAAACAAAGACGGAATATATTGAATATGCCGATTTCGCCAAAGTTCAGTTGCGAACCGCGATTATCGTTGAAGCCGAGCGTGTCCCCAAGGCGGATAAGCTCTTGCGCCTTCAAGTTGATGTTGGGCAAGAACGCCGTCAGATACTTGCTGGAATCGCACAACAATACGAACCAGAACAACTCATTGGCAAGACTGTGGTTATCGTAGCGAACTTGGCGCCCCGCAAACTTCGCGGGTTTGAATCTCAAGGTATGCTTCTCGCAGCCTCAATAAGTGACGAAGCGCCCGCTAGCGCATTACTAACAGTCGATTCAGAAATCACGTCCGGTAGCATTGTTCGCTGA
- the ricT gene encoding regulatory iron-sulfur-containing complex subunit RicT, producing the protein MPYVATCTFREPAKSYYLDPGDLEIHANDRVIAQTARGLEMGSVKWLPRDIGDDKIAGEPRMIERVATAEDIQINAENRELEADAMRIIRERCNFFGLPMKPVSAELMHDRSKLYFFYESEGRVDFRELLRDLSGRFTFRLHLQQVSPREAAGIIGGVGVCGQELCCATWLTEMPPITLKMAKDQGMALTPSKISGSCGRLMCCLRYEVDFYRDQSQRLPRPGSPVDTAEGPGHVLNVNAISEKCVVELGDGRRIVVPGETLRAIRQERGPVRSCSNHISAGGSCGGASTGGCSSGGCGKDGGCGCSSKKQAKQTANV; encoded by the coding sequence ATGCCCTACGTTGCGACTTGCACATTCCGCGAACCCGCGAAATCTTATTATCTTGATCCAGGCGATCTGGAAATTCATGCTAACGACCGCGTCATCGCGCAGACCGCGCGAGGGCTGGAAATGGGGAGTGTGAAGTGGCTGCCGCGCGACATCGGCGACGATAAGATCGCTGGCGAACCGCGCATGATAGAGCGGGTCGCAACAGCTGAAGATATTCAGATTAACGCGGAGAATCGCGAGCTTGAAGCCGACGCAATGCGGATTATCCGCGAACGCTGCAACTTCTTCGGTTTGCCGATGAAGCCGGTTTCCGCCGAGCTGATGCACGACCGGTCGAAGCTTTATTTCTTCTACGAAAGTGAAGGCCGCGTCGATTTTCGCGAGCTATTGCGTGATTTAAGCGGACGGTTCACGTTCCGCTTGCATCTCCAGCAAGTGTCGCCTCGCGAAGCCGCCGGAATCATCGGTGGGGTCGGGGTGTGCGGCCAAGAGCTGTGCTGCGCTACATGGCTCACCGAGATGCCGCCGATCACGCTGAAGATGGCTAAAGATCAGGGGATGGCGCTGACACCGAGCAAAATCTCCGGCTCCTGCGGGCGCTTGATGTGCTGCCTCCGCTACGAAGTCGATTTTTACCGCGACCAGTCGCAGCGCTTGCCGCGCCCGGGTTCACCAGTCGATACAGCGGAGGGACCAGGCCATGTGCTTAATGTGAACGCGATCTCGGAAAAGTGCGTTGTGGAACTGGGCGATGGTCGGCGGATTGTCGTTCCTGGTGAAACTCTGCGCGCCATCAGACAGGAGCGCGGTCCGGTACGTTCTTGCAGTAACCATATTTCCGCCGGCGGTTCGTGTGGCGGTGCCAGTACAGGTGGTTGTTCATCGGGCGGCTGCGGCAAAGATGGTGGCTGTGGCTGCTCCTCGAAAAAGCAGGCAAAGCAGACCGCAAATGTTTAA
- a CDS encoding carbohydrate binding domain-containing protein, translating to MVLCVFLSVGVCRAQAPSPAVRSNPAVPLFSFALPPFDGTETPTDVSFLNEKPAGARGFIAARGEHFVDGIGRPIRFWGVNLNFGGVFPSKEEAPLIARRLAKFGFNAVRLHHYEGNAAPNGIWKASALGSSRLAFPREVDADVLDRMDFFLSELIKNGIYINLNLHVARKTTEADGVPNAAQYAEKDKGASYFDAKLIALQNDFSRAMLTHVNPYTTRALKDEPGVCAVEIVNENSLLGIWLDGDWKAPAAVSEQLRTRWNLWLRERYDENSLRAAWTEVNDPIDYRNLFDYPLPISVLNPNAPDSRPLVGLESLRRLKLATVTGANGTISVDENGGPTIDGWVRPGATVSLDRVGTASWAFQVNRDGLDLVEGQPYTLSFWARADAPRRISVNLWQDRQPNRSGGFTGYADLTNDWQQFTFVFRPSNPDPAHSRISWNLGNATGAVGIGEIALNAGGRIAAPDEWSLGRGIPLIDFKSTQVVNARRDYAEFLGSIEAEYGRNQRQFLRALGVRVPLWISQAQFGSWGGLAREIDSDAIDVHAYWKHPSFGGGGWSGTNWTVGNESMTRAPGIDPLSAFSFVRAPGKPFVMTEWNSGQPNDFGAESLLMAASYAAWQDWAAVYVFDYHSSGVYNRDRFEGFFSIDSHPAKMISAPAAALLFRRPPTTSFGGNLGDVKEAQESVTLTIPRSQTWLETANIGDGTTAAPFVKTWRDAGAYRGAPLRGKVYSRFAAGVFPTTTRAEVSTSKRFQSDTREIEWDGNAGTYLVSTPRTKVVAGFWGGKTVDAEELQITMTQSASNYAVFSLSSLDGADIATSKSLLLTAAGRVENIGMTWNAERTSVGNGWGSGPTQVEGIAARIQLIAGTKNVRVWALNASGNPRSAVPVVIRNGVLSFEIQPSYKTLWYQIESA from the coding sequence GTGGTTCTCTGTGTCTTTTTGTCTGTCGGCGTGTGTCGCGCTCAAGCTCCTTCTCCTGCAGTACGGTCGAATCCGGCTGTCCCCCTCTTTTCCTTTGCCCTTCCGCCCTTTGACGGAACAGAAACACCGACCGATGTTTCCTTTCTGAACGAGAAACCGGCGGGAGCGCGCGGGTTCATCGCCGCGCGGGGTGAGCACTTTGTCGATGGTATTGGGCGACCAATTCGTTTTTGGGGCGTTAATCTCAATTTCGGTGGCGTTTTTCCGTCGAAAGAAGAAGCTCCACTCATCGCGCGCCGCCTGGCGAAATTTGGCTTCAACGCCGTGCGCCTTCATCACTACGAGGGTAATGCCGCGCCTAATGGAATCTGGAAGGCATCCGCTTTAGGTTCGAGCCGTCTCGCCTTTCCGCGAGAGGTTGATGCCGACGTGCTCGACCGGATGGATTTCTTTCTGAGCGAACTCATTAAGAACGGCATTTACATCAATCTTAACCTGCACGTTGCGCGTAAAACGACCGAAGCCGATGGTGTGCCCAACGCCGCACAATACGCTGAAAAAGATAAAGGCGCCAGCTACTTCGACGCGAAACTGATTGCTCTGCAAAACGATTTTTCGCGTGCGATGCTGACGCACGTCAATCCCTACACTACGCGCGCTTTAAAGGACGAGCCCGGCGTATGCGCTGTGGAAATCGTCAACGAGAATTCGCTCCTGGGAATCTGGCTCGATGGCGACTGGAAAGCACCGGCTGCCGTCAGCGAGCAACTGCGCACACGGTGGAACCTTTGGCTGCGCGAACGGTACGACGAAAATTCCCTGCGCGCCGCGTGGACGGAAGTGAACGACCCAATTGACTACCGGAACCTTTTTGATTATCCGCTTCCGATATCGGTTCTGAACCCGAATGCACCCGATTCCCGTCCCCTCGTCGGCTTGGAATCGCTGCGCCGCTTGAAACTCGCGACAGTGACGGGGGCCAATGGAACGATCTCCGTCGATGAAAACGGCGGCCCGACAATCGACGGCTGGGTGCGGCCCGGCGCGACGGTTTCGCTCGACCGAGTTGGAACAGCTTCGTGGGCCTTTCAAGTGAACCGCGATGGTCTCGATTTAGTGGAAGGCCAACCGTACACTCTTTCGTTCTGGGCGCGCGCCGATGCGCCTCGTCGTATTTCGGTGAACCTCTGGCAAGATCGCCAGCCAAACCGGTCGGGTGGGTTTACGGGTTACGCCGATTTAACTAACGATTGGCAGCAGTTCACCTTCGTATTTCGACCGTCCAATCCCGATCCAGCACATTCCCGCATTTCCTGGAATCTTGGCAACGCGACAGGCGCAGTCGGTATTGGCGAGATTGCGCTCAACGCTGGCGGGCGCATCGCCGCGCCCGACGAATGGAGCCTGGGCCGCGGCATTCCTCTCATTGATTTCAAATCGACGCAAGTTGTCAACGCGCGCCGTGATTACGCAGAATTTCTAGGCAGTATCGAGGCGGAGTACGGTCGAAATCAGCGGCAGTTCCTGCGCGCCCTTGGAGTGCGTGTGCCTCTCTGGATTTCGCAGGCCCAGTTTGGTTCGTGGGGCGGTCTGGCGCGCGAAATCGATTCGGACGCGATTGATGTTCATGCTTACTGGAAGCACCCAAGCTTCGGTGGTGGCGGTTGGAGCGGCACCAACTGGACTGTGGGTAACGAAAGCATGACGCGGGCTCCGGGCATCGACCCGCTCTCGGCATTTAGTTTTGTGCGCGCTCCGGGAAAGCCTTTCGTGATGACCGAATGGAATTCCGGCCAACCAAATGACTTCGGCGCGGAAAGTTTGCTGATGGCTGCCAGTTATGCGGCGTGGCAGGATTGGGCAGCGGTGTACGTCTTCGATTACCATTCGAGCGGCGTTTATAATCGAGACCGCTTTGAAGGCTTCTTCTCCATCGATTCACATCCTGCCAAGATGATCTCCGCTCCGGCGGCGGCCCTTTTGTTTCGTCGACCGCCGACAACCTCCTTTGGCGGCAATCTGGGCGATGTTAAGGAAGCGCAGGAAAGTGTCACGCTCACGATTCCGCGTTCCCAGACGTGGCTTGAAACGGCAAACATTGGCGACGGCACGACGGCAGCACCCTTCGTCAAAACATGGCGTGATGCAGGCGCGTATCGCGGTGCACCGCTGCGAGGCAAGGTTTATTCGCGCTTTGCCGCAGGCGTATTTCCAACAACAACACGCGCCGAAGTTTCTACCAGCAAACGATTCCAGTCGGACACGCGGGAAATCGAATGGGATGGCAACGCCGGTACCTACCTCGTGTCCACGCCGCGCACCAAAGTAGTCGCTGGGTTCTGGGGCGGTAAAACTGTGGACGCGGAAGAGCTCCAGATCACCATGACCCAATCGGCGTCCAATTACGCTGTTTTCTCTTTATCCAGTCTCGACGGCGCGGACATCGCCACCTCCAAAAGCCTGCTCCTGACGGCCGCGGGCAGAGTCGAAAACATTGGCATGACGTGGAACGCCGAGCGTACCAGTGTGGGTAACGGATGGGGTAGTGGACCGACGCAAGTTGAGGGAATCGCAGCGCGCATCCAACTCATCGCGGGCACAAAGAACGTGCGCGTTTGGGCGCTTAATGCGAGTGGCAACCCGCGAAGTGCCGTCCCCGTTGTCATACGCAACGGTGTTCTCAGCTTCGAGATTCAACCTTCCTACAAAACGTTGTGGTACCAGATTGAAAGTGCTTAA
- a CDS encoding aminotransferase class I/II-fold pyridoxal phosphate-dependent enzyme, whose protein sequence is MKHRDIIPPVHISSTYEVSWDEARALALGETDVPFYARYGNPTLQAVEQKIAAFCGGEDALVVASGMAAISLVPFALLQPGDEILATRTLYGGTSNLLAMVERWGISTNYTECDLSDAEANISSRTKLLWLESPANPTNRIVSFDRAVRLAREHNLISVVDATLGPPPLQHPLSHGIDLELHSATKYFGGHSDLLAGAVVGGKELLAKLRATHRILGAVLDARAAAELLRGLQTLPLRTQHISATALQLAQKLEAHSKVARVHYPHLQSHPDYDVAYEQMSAGGGILSFDLVENSEPAARRFVEALQIVRHAPSLGGTESLVSYPPLSSHANQSDEALASAGITRGTLRLSIGLETENELWRDIVGALSAV, encoded by the coding sequence ATGAAACATCGTGACATTATTCCTCCGGTTCATATCTCATCAACGTACGAAGTGTCGTGGGATGAAGCACGCGCGCTGGCATTGGGAGAGACCGACGTGCCGTTTTATGCCCGTTATGGAAATCCAACGCTTCAGGCTGTGGAGCAGAAAATTGCGGCTTTTTGCGGAGGCGAAGACGCCCTTGTTGTCGCGTCGGGAATGGCGGCGATTAGCCTGGTTCCTTTTGCACTTTTGCAACCTGGCGACGAAATTTTGGCGACACGCACGCTGTATGGCGGAACCAGCAACTTGTTGGCAATGGTGGAGCGCTGGGGAATTTCGACGAACTATACCGAGTGCGATTTATCCGATGCCGAAGCGAACATATCCTCGCGCACCAAGTTGCTGTGGCTGGAAAGTCCCGCAAATCCGACAAATCGAATCGTGTCCTTCGACCGCGCCGTGCGGCTAGCGCGTGAGCACAATTTGATTTCCGTGGTTGACGCGACTCTTGGCCCGCCGCCCTTACAGCATCCGCTGTCACACGGCATCGATCTGGAATTACATTCGGCCACAAAGTATTTTGGAGGCCATTCCGATCTGCTGGCGGGTGCAGTTGTCGGCGGGAAAGAACTGCTGGCGAAACTTCGGGCAACGCACCGCATTTTGGGAGCCGTTCTCGACGCGCGCGCCGCAGCGGAACTGCTGCGTGGTCTGCAAACCCTGCCGTTAAGAACGCAACACATTTCCGCTACAGCGCTTCAGTTGGCGCAAAAACTGGAAGCACATTCAAAAGTGGCTCGGGTGCACTATCCGCACCTGCAGTCTCATCCCGATTATGACGTTGCATACGAACAAATGAGCGCCGGTGGCGGAATTTTATCGTTCGATTTGGTGGAAAATTCCGAACCCGCCGCGCGCCGCTTCGTTGAAGCGCTGCAGATTGTTCGTCATGCGCCGTCGCTGGGCGGAACCGAATCGCTGGTTTCTTACCCTCCGCTCTCCTCCCATGCGAATCAAAGTGATGAGGCGTTGGCAAGCGCGGGCATCACGCGCGGAACGCTGCGACTTAGTATCGGATTGGAAACCGAGAACGAATTATGGCGCGACATTGTTGGCGCGCTATCTGCCGTTTAA
- a CDS encoding carotenoid biosynthesis protein, protein MKHFFLRPPLGQRLSWLAAALFLVVNGWFVANLQNYAELREAAARPEVAVVSVVFVLAFAAPAFAAAVRWLGLKRGAALIGVLGIFAVSIETFALHTGIPYGRFSYGDKIGTQLPGGVPWTVCFAWSPLLLGAMTLTHRQSKMRRVSRCLWAAALLTAFDGVLDPGAVSQNYWRYDAGGLYYGVPFSNFCGWLLSGFVGAWIFSVMTRDAKPPVALVRSALLILLFWTSVCAWSLMVVPALLGVVLLLFAFRSFFSGTTEFDRTLSHETS, encoded by the coding sequence TTGAAACACTTTTTTCTTCGCCCACCACTTGGCCAGCGGTTGAGTTGGCTTGCTGCAGCGCTATTTCTGGTTGTCAATGGTTGGTTTGTCGCGAACCTGCAAAATTATGCCGAATTGCGTGAAGCCGCAGCACGACCTGAAGTCGCCGTGGTTTCGGTAGTCTTCGTGTTGGCATTCGCAGCACCGGCCTTTGCGGCGGCAGTACGGTGGCTGGGCCTAAAAAGAGGCGCGGCTCTCATCGGAGTGCTTGGGATTTTTGCTGTGTCGATTGAAACGTTTGCTCTTCATACTGGAATTCCTTACGGACGCTTTTCCTATGGCGACAAAATCGGGACACAGTTGCCCGGCGGCGTGCCGTGGACGGTATGCTTCGCGTGGTCGCCACTCCTTCTCGGCGCGATGACGCTCACTCATCGTCAGTCAAAGATGCGCCGCGTTTCTCGCTGCTTGTGGGCGGCGGCGCTGCTTACGGCGTTTGACGGAGTTCTCGACCCCGGCGCGGTCTCACAGAATTATTGGCGCTATGATGCGGGCGGCCTTTATTATGGCGTTCCGTTTTCCAATTTTTGCGGTTGGCTGCTTTCGGGATTTGTCGGCGCATGGATTTTCTCGGTCATGACGCGGGACGCCAAGCCGCCCGTTGCGCTCGTACGAAGCGCCCTCCTGATTTTGCTCTTCTGGACCAGTGTTTGCGCCTGGTCGCTTATGGTCGTTCCCGCACTTTTAGGTGTCGTGCTTTTACTCTTCGCATTTCGCTCCTTTTTTTCGGGCACTACCGAATTCGACCGTACTCTTTCTCATGAAACATCGTGA
- a CDS encoding prenyltransferase, translating into MRSSLPAVGFQKWLRLSRPRFWIYVLGPFLVGLAAGAPSLASFQQWILLAWGLYFVFPANLLIYGINDIFDWETDRANAKKIEYETLVPPDERPALWRAIAFFNAPFLLLLAFTPRSALLALAAFFFFSIFYSAPPIRAKTKPILDSVFNTLYICPAAFAYLLIGGSHFSFALFAAATAWAMAMHAYSAIPDIVADRSNGLYTVATFLGARGTIVFCAVCYALAALVSSVPLGAVALGLGAIYLVLMVLSWRAQTGEAIFGIYRWFPLVNTVAGFLLFWSVMLQHHGAEFLHLR; encoded by the coding sequence GTGCGTTCTTCCCTACCCGCTGTCGGCTTCCAAAAATGGCTGCGATTATCGCGTCCCCGCTTCTGGATTTATGTTCTTGGCCCATTTCTGGTCGGTCTGGCGGCAGGCGCGCCTTCGCTCGCGTCGTTTCAGCAGTGGATTCTGCTGGCATGGGGCCTGTATTTTGTATTTCCGGCCAATTTGCTGATCTATGGAATCAATGACATCTTCGATTGGGAAACCGACCGCGCCAACGCGAAAAAAATCGAATACGAAACGCTTGTCCCGCCAGATGAACGCCCTGCTTTGTGGCGTGCCATCGCCTTTTTTAATGCTCCCTTTTTATTGTTGCTGGCCTTCACACCACGTTCTGCCCTGCTCGCTCTTGCAGCCTTTTTCTTTTTCTCTATCTTTTACTCGGCACCACCAATTCGCGCGAAAACAAAACCAATTCTCGATTCAGTATTCAACACGCTCTATATTTGCCCGGCTGCATTTGCCTACCTACTCATCGGCGGGTCGCATTTTTCCTTTGCACTTTTCGCCGCTGCAACTGCATGGGCGATGGCGATGCACGCTTATTCAGCAATTCCCGACATTGTTGCCGACCGCAGCAACGGACTTTACACCGTCGCAACATTTCTCGGCGCGCGAGGAACGATAGTTTTCTGCGCCGTTTGCTACGCCCTCGCAGCCCTCGTTTCATCCGTTCCACTCGGTGCCGTTGCTTTGGGGCTCGGAGCAATCTATCTCGTTTTAATGGTGCTGTCGTGGCGTGCGCAAACAGGCGAAGCAATTTTTGGCATTTATCGTTGGTTTCCTCTGGTCAATACTGTTGCCGGCTTTCTTCTGTTCTGGAGCGTAATGCTCCAACATCACGGAGCCGAATTCCTTCATCTGCGCTAA
- a CDS encoding MFS transporter, whose product MNSTESPPSAPPQNDSADFTADRVGGDELRVSLARIITAWGFGAVYVNTIGGAIYTAWVRQLSTNDVLFGTLAAALPFMSVLQVVAARLIEKHRKRKRQMIVNQLIGRTLWLVAALAPLAWIYFPERFSKVQIVNLVFLCIATSGVFQALSGPAFFSWMSDLVPERVRPTFFARRLQVGTLAAVGASVIGGLIADNFPHLPVYCVVLALAAVAGIVDIACFFRVAEPPMMPRTDDEGNVVETPPFWESVREPLRDPAVRHFLLFVSLLMAGYGLQGPFLWLHSLENLGLSKTITGVIVNIAPLLGMAWSLTFWRSAIRSYGTRPVMRLNALGLVFIPLAWLFAGRGEWISIAVITFLSGCMAGALELSNQTVLSGIAPNFPRPTLVALFSIAAGVSFAVASILGGVLAQFMRGYEWEIGGFSILNFHVLFLCSMLVRVINAFVVAPRLYEPTSTPTIEAFKDILPELAQSLADLLTRPLAKSGK is encoded by the coding sequence ATGAATTCCACAGAGTCTCCACCTTCCGCCCCGCCGCAAAATGATTCCGCCGATTTCACCGCCGACCGTGTCGGCGGTGACGAACTGCGTGTCTCGCTTGCGCGCATCATCACGGCGTGGGGATTTGGCGCGGTTTACGTCAATACCATCGGCGGCGCGATCTACACCGCGTGGGTACGGCAGCTTTCTACCAACGACGTGCTCTTCGGAACCCTTGCGGCGGCCCTGCCCTTCATGAGCGTGCTTCAAGTTGTCGCGGCGCGGCTCATCGAAAAACACCGCAAACGCAAGCGCCAGATGATTGTCAATCAGCTCATCGGGCGCACGCTGTGGCTTGTTGCGGCGCTCGCCCCGCTCGCCTGGATTTACTTTCCCGAACGTTTCTCGAAAGTTCAGATTGTCAATTTAGTTTTCCTTTGCATTGCCACCTCGGGCGTGTTTCAAGCGCTCTCGGGTCCCGCCTTTTTTTCGTGGATGTCCGATCTTGTGCCCGAGCGCGTCAGGCCGACATTCTTCGCGCGTCGCTTGCAAGTCGGGACACTCGCTGCTGTGGGCGCTTCCGTAATCGGTGGACTTATCGCCGACAATTTCCCTCACCTTCCCGTTTACTGTGTGGTGCTGGCCCTAGCGGCTGTTGCGGGCATCGTGGACATCGCGTGTTTCTTCCGTGTCGCCGAACCACCGATGATGCCGCGCACTGACGACGAGGGGAATGTCGTCGAGACGCCGCCTTTCTGGGAAAGCGTCCGCGAGCCGCTGCGCGACCCTGCGGTGCGCCATTTCCTCTTGTTTGTTTCGCTTTTGATGGCGGGCTACGGACTGCAAGGCCCGTTTTTATGGCTCCATTCCCTGGAGAATCTGGGACTTTCTAAAACGATCACCGGAGTCATCGTCAACATCGCGCCCTTGCTTGGCATGGCGTGGAGTTTGACCTTTTGGCGCAGTGCGATTCGCAGTTATGGAACGCGTCCGGTGATGCGGCTTAATGCGTTGGGACTGGTGTTTATTCCGCTCGCCTGGTTGTTCGCGGGACGTGGCGAATGGATTTCCATCGCTGTCATCACATTCTTGTCGGGCTGCATGGCGGGCGCGCTAGAACTGTCGAATCAAACGGTTCTTTCCGGCATCGCGCCGAACTTCCCTCGCCCGACCCTCGTGGCTCTTTTTTCTATCGCGGCAGGCGTCAGCTTTGCGGTTGCATCGATTTTGGGCGGTGTTCTGGCTCAGTTTATGCGCGGCTACGAATGGGAAATCGGTGGCTTCTCGATTCTCAATTTCCACGTTTTGTTTCTTTGTTCGATGCTGGTCCGCGTCATTAACGCGTTTGTTGTCGCGCCGCGCCTTTATGAACCGACCTCCACACCAACCATCGAGGCTTTCAAAGACATTCTTCCCGAACTCGCCCAAAGCCTCGCCGATTTGCTGACCCGTCCGCTTGCCAAAAGCGGCAAATGA